In Mycobacterium branderi, the DNA window GAGCAGCCGGCGCGCCGCCGCCAGCGTCCCGCCGGTGGCCAGCACGTCGTCGACGATGACGACGCTGCGTCCGGCCAGCTCGATGCCGTCGGCCGGGATTTCCAGGGTGGCGGTGCCGTATTCGAGGTCGTAGTGCTCGGCACGCACCGGGGGCGGCAGCTTGCCGCCCTTGCGGATGGCCAGCATGCCGGTGCCCAGCCGGGCCGCGACGGCGCCGCCCACCACGAAACCGCGGGCGTCGATACCGGCGATCAGGTCGGCGCCGGCCGCCACGTCGGCCAACGCCCCGGTCACCGCGGTGAAGCCGCGACGGTCGGCGAACAGCGGGGTGAGGTCCTTGAATTGGATTCCGGCCGTGGGGAAGTCGGGAACCTCCCGGGTCAAGGATGCGATGAGCTCCGCTATCACCGGACCAGCACCCAGCGGTCCATGTTCCAGCCGGCGCCCCAGCGGGTCGGGTTGGCCGTGACGGCGTACATCTTCTTCGACGCCATCAGGGTGCGCTGCTGGCGATACAGCGGCAGTGTGGGCATGTCGGCCCACAGCACCGGCGCGCTTTCGGCCAGCAGCCGCACCAGCTCGGCCGGGTCGGCCGACACCGCCAGCGCGCTGATGATCCCGTCGATCTGGCCGTTGCTGTAGCCGGGCAGATTGTTGCCGTTGCCGGTGTGCAGCGTGTAGGCATCCATCGCCGGCGACCCGGTCGACCCGCTGCCGCTGGCGCCGCCGGTGCTGGCCAACAGCACGTCGATCTTTCCGTCCCGCAGGGTCTGCGGGCCGGTGGTGTCGGAGGTGACGTCGGAGACCGTGATACCCGCCGGTGCGCAGGCCTTGGCGATCGCGCCGACGGTGGCGGCCAGCCGCGCGTTGGGCGCCCGGTAGCCGATGCGCACGGTCAGCGGCGCCCCACCCAGTGCGCTGCGGGCCGCGTCGGGATTCGCCTTGACGAATTTCGCGGCCTCGGGGACGTTTTCGGCCTGGGCGATGGCGTCCTCGGCGGCGGTGTGCAGCCGAGAGTTGGCGATCGGCACCCCGGCGTCGCGCGCGATCACGTCCCGCGGTGTGCACGACGCGACGGCGCGACGCACCAGCGTGTCGGCGAACCGGCCGTTCGGCGCGAAGATCAGCTGCTGGATCCCGTCCGACGGCGCATCGGTGCGCTGGTAGTTGTCCGGGGTGATCACCGATCCCGACGAACCGGCCGCGACGTCGGCGACGTCGATGCTGCCGTTGTTGAGCCGGTCCTGGATGTCGGCCTTCTGCGGCCACACCGTGATCCGCTTGGTCATCGGCTTGGGGCCCCACCAGCGGTCGTTGGCGACCAGCACCACCCCGCCGTCGTTTAGCACCGATTCGATCTTGTACGGCCCCGACGACGGGAACCGCTTGATGTCCAGGCCCGGCTTGAGGTCCCAGATCGTGTTCCACCGCTGGGCGATGCGCTCGACGGCCTGCATGTTCTTGCCCAGCACCGACGCGGTGACGTCGACACCCAGGTCGTCGGCGATGACGTGGGACGGCATCAGCGACGTTGCGGTGAACAGCTCGTCGTAGTCGATGACGCTGCGGTCCGGCGCGAACGACACCCGCGCCTTCTTCTGCCCGGGCTGGCAGTCGATGCCGGCGATGTCGATATAGCCGGCCTGGGTGGCGGCGTCGAACCCCGGGAACTTCCCGGAATGAGCGGCCCACGTCAGCACCATGTCGTCGCAGGTGACCGGCTTGCCGTCGGAATAGACGGCATTGTCGGCGATCTGGTAGTCGAGCACCAGCGGCGCGCCGCCGACCACCGAGACGGTGCCGAAGTCATGGTCGGCCACCACTTGCCCGTCGGGTCCGTGGTAGCCGAACCCGGTCAGGGTGCGGGCGAATGCCTGCGCCCCGGCAGTGGCGGCGCCGGTGACGGTGTTGGTGTTGTAGGTGACCAGCGCGCCGTCGACGGCGTAGTCGATTTGACCGGCTGCGCTGCCCGAACACGCGGTCAGCGGCGAGGTGGCCACGAGCGTCGCCGCCGAGACGGCCGCAGCGCGCCGACGCCAGGCAGCCATCGGGTTACCGCTTGTTTCGCTTGCCGGTCGGCCGTACCGGCCGCGCGCCCGGCGCCGGCTTGCTCGGCGCTGGCTTCTTCGGGGCGGCCGCGGTGGGCTGCCGCTTCGGCTCGTCCTCGACCGATTCCACTGGCTCCGAAGGCTTTTCGGGAGCGCCGTTGCGGCGCCGCAGCACCCGGCGGGTGTGGCCGCGCACCAGCTCGGTGCGCTCGCGCAGGGTGACCAGCAGCGGAGTGGCGAAGAAGATCGACGAATACGTGCCGACGATGATGCCGACCAGCTGCACCAGCGCCAGGTCCTTGAGCGTGCCGACGCCCAGCAGCCACACGGCCACCACCAGCAGCGCGATCACCGGCAGCACCGAGATCAGGCTGGTGTTGATCGAGCGCATGAACGTTTGGTTGACCGCCAGGTTGGCCTGTTCGGCGAAGGTGCGCCGCGTGGTGTGCTGGAAGCCGTGGGTGTTCTCCTCGACCTTGTCGAACACGATCACGGTGTCGTAGATGGAGAACCCGAGGATGGTCAGCAGCCCGATGACGGTGGCCGGTGTGACCTCGAAGCCCACCAGTGAGTAGATCCCGGCGGTGACAGTCACGTCGAAGAACATTGCGGTCAGCGCGGAAATCGCCATGTAGCGCTCGTAGCGTACGGTGATGTAGAGGGCGACCAGCACCAGGAACACCACTAGCGCGATCACCGCCTTCTTGGTGATCTGACCGCCCCAGGTCGAGGACACCGCCGAGTCGCTGATGGCCTGCTTGCTGGGTTTGCCGTCGGCGCCTTTCGGCTTGAACCGGTCGAACAGCGCGGTTTTCAGCTTGTTGGTCTGGTCGTTGGACAGCGTCTCGGAGCGGATCTGCACGGTCGCCGACGCGCCTTTGCCGACGATCACCACCGACTCGGCGTCCTTGCCCAGCGCCTGGCGGAATACGTCTTCCACCTGGCTGACCTTTACTGTGCCCGTCGCACCCGCCACGGGCATCGACACCTTGGTGCCGCCCTGGAAATCAATGCCAAAAGTGAAGCCGCGCAACACAATGCTGGCGATCGCGATCGCCACGATAGTCCCGCTGATCGCGTACCACATCCGGCGGCGCCCGACCACCTCGAACGCGCCGGTACCGGTGTAGAGCCGGGACAGGAAACTGTGATGCGGCAGCTGCGCGCCGTTGACGTCGTCGACGATGGCGGCGTCGGACTCGGTGAGTTCGGTCATCTCGCTACCCCCGTATGCGCTGCGGCCCGGCGTTCGCGCGCAACCTGCTGAACCGCACCCAGGCCGTTGTAGGCCGGTTTGCCCAGCGTCGGCGACTTGGACGCGAGGTACACCAGCGGCCAGGTCACCAGGAACACCACGACGAGGTCGAGGATCGTGGTGAGGCCCAGGGTGAACGC includes these proteins:
- a CDS encoding adenine phosphoribosyltransferase; the encoded protein is MAELIASLTREVPDFPTAGIQFKDLTPLFADRRGFTAVTGALADVAAGADLIAGIDARGFVVGGAVAARLGTGMLAIRKGGKLPPPVRAEHYDLEYGTATLEIPADGIELAGRSVVIVDDVLATGGTLAAARRLLEHSGAHVTLAAVVLELAGLGGRELVAPLPVHSLRTV
- a CDS encoding ABC transporter substrate-binding protein; the encoded protein is MAAWRRRAAAVSAATLVATSPLTACSGSAAGQIDYAVDGALVTYNTNTVTGAATAGAQAFARTLTGFGYHGPDGQVVADHDFGTVSVVGGAPLVLDYQIADNAVYSDGKPVTCDDMVLTWAAHSGKFPGFDAATQAGYIDIAGIDCQPGQKKARVSFAPDRSVIDYDELFTATSLMPSHVIADDLGVDVTASVLGKNMQAVERIAQRWNTIWDLKPGLDIKRFPSSGPYKIESVLNDGGVVLVANDRWWGPKPMTKRITVWPQKADIQDRLNNGSIDVADVAAGSSGSVITPDNYQRTDAPSDGIQQLIFAPNGRFADTLVRRAVASCTPRDVIARDAGVPIANSRLHTAAEDAIAQAENVPEAAKFVKANPDAARSALGGAPLTVRIGYRAPNARLAATVGAIAKACAPAGITVSDVTSDTTGPQTLRDGKIDVLLASTGGASGSGSTGSPAMDAYTLHTGNGNNLPGYSNGQIDGIISALAVSADPAELVRLLAESAPVLWADMPTLPLYRQQRTLMASKKMYAVTANPTRWGAGWNMDRWVLVR
- the secF gene encoding protein translocase subunit SecF — translated: MTELTESDAAIVDDVNGAQLPHHSFLSRLYTGTGAFEVVGRRRMWYAISGTIVAIAIASIVLRGFTFGIDFQGGTKVSMPVAGATGTVKVSQVEDVFRQALGKDAESVVIVGKGASATVQIRSETLSNDQTNKLKTALFDRFKPKGADGKPSKQAISDSAVSSTWGGQITKKAVIALVVFLVLVALYITVRYERYMAISALTAMFFDVTVTAGIYSLVGFEVTPATVIGLLTILGFSIYDTVIVFDKVEENTHGFQHTTRRTFAEQANLAVNQTFMRSINTSLISVLPVIALLVVAVWLLGVGTLKDLALVQLVGIIVGTYSSIFFATPLLVTLRERTELVRGHTRRVLRRRNGAPEKPSEPVESVEDEPKRQPTAAAPKKPAPSKPAPGARPVRPTGKRNKR